CATAAACTATATTTGGGTTCCAAACCTCTATTTCTTTTGTTATAAACTCTTTATCGCTTTTAAAATCTTCTTCTTTCCAACTATCATCGTATTCTCTCCAAACAACAGCAATATCTCTTCCTTCTTTTTCTCCAAGAATAAACATATACTTCCTTTCATTATTTTCCCTTACCTTTATCTTTTTCACCTTTAGACCTAAGATATAATTGAAAGTTTCTGGAATATCAACCACCATTTCCTTTGGCTCTCCAACCTCAGAAGGGTTTATTTTTAACTTATACTGAAAAGGATTTTTTAGCATTTCAATGTTTAAAAGATAAGGACTTTCTCTTGTTTCAATATCAAGGAAGTATTTCAAAAGGTATTCATCCTTATTTTTGAATAAGCTTTCTATCCCTTTTTTCTCCTTTAGCTCAATGTTATCTAAGGTGTCTTCATACTGTTCAAGTGTTTGGTATTTAAAAAAGCCCCCTGCTGTCTTTTCATTATACTTTTCCTTTACATCTTTTTCTTTTGATATACCAGATTTATCATAAGCTAAAACTCTTTTCATTCGTGGTAAAACTACACTGTAAAAATGCTCTCCCATTTCTATACCTATCCATTTTCTTCTAAGCTTGTGTGCTACCGCTGTAGTAGTGCCAGAACCTAAAAAGAAGTCCATTACTAAATCACCTTCGTTTGATGTGGATTCTATGACACGTTTTAGGAGAATTTCGGAGTTTTCGGTAGGGAAATGCCATCCTCTACCATAACCCTCCAGTTCAGACCAATTGTTGTGTGAAACTCTCTTTATCGGTGCCACCCAGTATTTTAAAGTATTCCCTTCTTTTTTTATGAAATTCAACTTCCTACCTGTCTTTTCCCAGTATTCTTCAATGGTTATATTTTCCTTGCTTGTAATCTTTAAAAATTCCTCATAATTTTTAACAGCCTTTTCCGCTTCTTCTCTACGCCACATCCAACTACATCCTTTTTCCGGGATTAAACCTAATAGCTCGTATCTATTATAGTCTCTATCAAAAAATGTCTTAAAATCTTTCCAATAAGCTTCTCTTTGTTCTTCTATAATCCCTTCAGAAAATTTATTAAAGAATTTTTCACTTTTCGAATATAAATACAAATTGTCATAGACTACCATTAGACTTTTAAAACTCACGCCAGCTTTTTCAGGTGAAGTCCCGATATAAGGAGCGGTTTTCGTTCTTCCAATAATGATCTCATTCCTAAAATTCTCCTCCCCAAAAATCTCATTCATCAAAAGCCTTACATACATATTGCCATTGTAATCACACCTGACAAAAATACTTCCTGTATCTTTAAGAAACTCTCTTGCTAAGCTTAGCCTATTTTCCAGCATAGTAATCCAAGTGGAGTCTTTATACTTCACAGAATAAAGATAATCCGCATCCTGCTCCTTATTAAATGGTGGGTCAATATAAATTGTCTGCACTTTCTCCTTAAACTTTGGCAAAATAGTATTCAACCCCTGCCAGTTTTCGCTTTTTATTAGCAAACCATCCAAAAGGTCATCTAAATCCTTATCCCTTGTAAGCTTTTCCAAAAGTTTTTCCTTAAACTCTGATGAAAAATGTTTTGTATCAACAGGAAGCTTTTTAGCCTTTAGCTCTTCCCTTGTCTTTGGTATATCAAACCCTAACTCTATCCATTCTTGCTTCTGATTTTCATTGTTAAATATTTCATCGTAAAATTCTTCTGGCACTCTATCGGTTGTAATAACATACTCGGTTCTTACTACAAACTTTTTCTTCTCCCATAGCCTCTTTTGAAAATCTTCAATTTGAGAAAGAAAGTCAATAATCTTTTCTCCAATTTCCCGCACCACCTTTGCCCTTGTTATATGCTTATCTAAAAATTTCTCCTGCTCTAATGTTTGAATGTTCAAAACTTCAGATTTTATATAGTAGTCTAACTGCTCAAAAAGAAAATTTTTAAGATTTTTATGTATAAAATAGTCCTTTGTATTCTTTGCTGTAAATCTAAGAATATGGTAGAGAAGAATAGGTTTTTCGTTTTTAATATTTTCAATCAAGAGCTTGTATAATACACTGTCCTTGGTTTTTATCTTTTCCAAGACCCTTTCGTAAATTTTCTCATTAATATTCTCCTGTTTTACGCGCTCCGCATTCCTTTGCCTTTGATTTTCATCTCCATTTTCTGTAATATATGTTTCATTATCTTCTGTATCCTGCTGAGCTTTGTTCTTTTGTTTCTCATCTTTATACTTTTCCATTTCATCAGAAGTTAATTCTCTGTATTGAAATTTAATTACTAAAGTCTTGCTTTGAAATTCCAAAGGTTCATCGTCAAGCACAAAAAATCTTTGTTTTGTAGCCTTGTTTGAATTAAGCTCTTCCTTAGCTTCAACTATGCGAAAAATAATATTGTAATCACCAACTTTAAAAGTATAATCCCTAAAAAGAATTCCTGTTTTCGTATAATACTGGTCAGCATTTGCCCAGTAAAGTTTAACCTCTTCACCATTGTAAGGAATAGCATATTTATGTTTGCGTATAGAATACCTGTATTGAGGAATAAAATCTCCTTCTTCGTAATACCGGGAAAAGAAATTGTAAAGGTCATTATATACTTGCAATTCTATTTCTCTAATCTTATCCAGCATCTCTTTTTGTTCTTTTAAATTAATAAATTCTTCACCAAGTGATGAATCTTTATATTTTTCTATAAGGTCTCCAGTGGGCGTAAAAGCATGGCTCCCAAAGTATTTAACAATTTTCTCTCTTACTTTTTTTAACTCTTCATCTATGTCTTGTGATAGCCTTTCCTTATGCTTAGCAAAAGCATTTTCAATTTCCTTCCTGATGCCTTCGTTAATAAAATCTTCAACCTGTTTTCTCTTGTAGTTCATAATGCGATAAATTCCAAAATCAAGGTCAGATGCTTCAAACTGAAAGAGTTTTTTAAGTAAGCCTTGAAATCTTTCCACAGCTTCCATGAGTTCCTCCTCCTGAATAAAATCTTAGCATATTCCCTGTCAAAGAGTTAAAAAGTGAGCAAAAACTTACATTAACCCAGAGCCAGCCCTTAGGGGACTCCATATCCATAATAAAAAATAAAAATTTTAACATTTAACAGTTCTGACCCTATACCTGACGTTCCGCCTCGTTTATCTCTTCAATAATCCTCTTTATTACTTCATACAGTTCAGGAACTCTTTCCTTTATTGTTTTCCATACAACCGCATAATCAACACCGAAATACTCACGAATCATTTTATTCCTAATTCCAATAACACTTCTCCATGGAATTTCACTGTATTTCTTTCTAATCTCTTTTGGAATATGTTTTGATGCCTCTCCGATAACCTCTAAACTTCTTACAAAAGCCCTTTTTAGTTCTTCATTTGCAATGAATTTTTCATAATTCAAGCCCCTTGTTCTACTCATTAAATATTCACACTCATCCTTTATATCCATCAAATAATCCCTAATTTCTCTCATATATATACCACTTCTTTTAAAATCCTTCTGCCCATGTATGGTTTAAGTGCTGACTTCATTACGAGGTCAACCCTTACCTTAAGTTTTTTTGAAAGAAAACTTTCAATCTCAATGTAAGTAAACAAATCTGGTGTCTCTTCAAACTCTACAAGTATATCAAGGTCGCTTCCTTTCTTATGCTCTCCTCGTACATAAGAGCCAAAAATCCCTATCTCTTTGACTTTGTATTTTTCCCTAAGATAAGGTTTAAGTTCAATAAGCTTGTTTTTTAGCTCCTCAAGGGTTTTTATATCCATCACTTCATAGCTTCCACCGCATTCACTATATCTATAAGCTCGGAAGTGATAGCCTCCTGACGGGCTTTGTTGAATATTAGAGTCCATGTCTTTACAAGCTCATCCGCATTCCTTGTGGCATTGTCCATAGCCACCATACGGGCAAAGTGTTCTGAGGCGTTGGATTCCACCATAGATCTGTATATTTGATAATTCAGGTAAAGGTCTATAAGTTTGTTTACAAATTCTTCCTTTTCAACCTCAAATTCGTAAACACCATAACTTTCTCCCCCGTCCTTTGGTTTTTCAAAGGGTAGGAAGGTACGCACTACTGGTTTGTAGTTCACTCTGGTGACCATCTCATTATTTATAAGGTACACAGCATCCGTCTCTTTGTTTGTATATCTTTCCCTGACGGTTTGTCCTACCTCTTTTACTATGGAAAAGTTTATCTCCTTTCTGAACACCTCATCGTAGCCTTTGATGATCCTATAGCCTCTTTTAGAAAAGTACTGGTAACCCTTTCTACCTATGAGTATGAGGCTGACACCTGTATCTGCGGATACTTTTTCAGCTATTAGCTCTTCAGCTTTCTTTATAACATTTGAGTTGAAGGCTCCGGCAAGTCCCCTATCGGCTGTTACTAAAATAATATCACAATTCTTTTCCTGTCTCCTCTCAAGCAAGGGATGAGTTTGTGCATCTATATGTGCAGAAAGATCCCTCAAGACATCATACAGCCTTTCTGAGTAGGGTCTTGAGGCATAAAGAAGCTCTTGAGCGCGCCTGAGCTTTGCAGCTGAGACCACCTTCATGGCGTTTGTTATTCTTCTGGTATTTTTTATACCCTGTATCTTCCTCCTTATGTCTCTCGGTGATAGCTTAGGCATAGAAAGAAATTATAACATACTTTAAGATCGTGTGTGTTAATCCATCATTAAGCTTTGGTTGATACTTTAATATAAAGCCCCTACCTCAGCACCTCCCATCACCTCAGCCCTCTGGACGCCTCCTGGCGTCCCCTTTCTGAAGTTGAAAGTGCCAGGAAAAAACCTATAATGTTAAGTACTATGTGGA
The genomic region above belongs to Hydrogenobacter sp. and contains:
- a CDS encoding site-specific DNA-methyltransferase, with translation MEAVERFQGLLKKLFQFEASDLDFGIYRIMNYKRKQVEDFINEGIRKEIENAFAKHKERLSQDIDEELKKVREKIVKYFGSHAFTPTGDLIEKYKDSSLGEEFINLKEQKEMLDKIREIELQVYNDLYNFFSRYYEEGDFIPQYRYSIRKHKYAIPYNGEEVKLYWANADQYYTKTGILFRDYTFKVGDYNIIFRIVEAKEELNSNKATKQRFFVLDDEPLEFQSKTLVIKFQYRELTSDEMEKYKDEKQKNKAQQDTEDNETYITENGDENQRQRNAERVKQENINEKIYERVLEKIKTKDSVLYKLLIENIKNEKPILLYHILRFTAKNTKDYFIHKNLKNFLFEQLDYYIKSEVLNIQTLEQEKFLDKHITRAKVVREIGEKIIDFLSQIEDFQKRLWEKKKFVVRTEYVITTDRVPEEFYDEIFNNENQKQEWIELGFDIPKTREELKAKKLPVDTKHFSSEFKEKLLEKLTRDKDLDDLLDGLLIKSENWQGLNTILPKFKEKVQTIYIDPPFNKEQDADYLYSVKYKDSTWITMLENRLSLAREFLKDTGSIFVRCDYNGNMYVRLLMNEIFGEENFRNEIIIGRTKTAPYIGTSPEKAGVSFKSLMVVYDNLYLYSKSEKFFNKFSEGIIEEQREAYWKDFKTFFDRDYNRYELLGLIPEKGCSWMWRREEAEKAVKNYEEFLKITSKENITIEEYWEKTGRKLNFIKKEGNTLKYWVAPIKRVSHNNWSELEGYGRGWHFPTENSEILLKRVIESTSNEGDLVMDFFLGSGTTTAVAHKLRRKWIGIEMGEHFYSVVLPRMKRVLAYDKSGISKEKDVKEKYNEKTAGGFFKYQTLEQYEDTLDNIELKEKKGIESLFKNKDEYLLKYFLDIETRESPYLLNIEMLKNPFQYKLKINPSEVGEPKEMVVDIPETFNYILGLKVKKIKVRENNERKYMFILGEKEGRDIAVVWREYDDSWKEEDFKSDKEFITKEIEVWNPNIVY
- a CDS encoding DUF86 domain-containing protein, with the translated sequence MREIRDYLMDIKDECEYLMSRTRGLNYEKFIANEELKRAFVRSLEVIGEASKHIPKEIRKKYSEIPWRSVIGIRNKMIREYFGVDYAVVWKTIKERVPELYEVIKRIIEEINEAERQV
- a CDS encoding nucleotidyltransferase family protein; this encodes MDIKTLEELKNKLIELKPYLREKYKVKEIGIFGSYVRGEHKKGSDLDILVEFEETPDLFTYIEIESFLSKKLKVRVDLVMKSALKPYMGRRILKEVVYI
- a CDS encoding F0F1 ATP synthase subunit gamma gives rise to the protein MPKLSPRDIRRKIQGIKNTRRITNAMKVVSAAKLRRAQELLYASRPYSERLYDVLRDLSAHIDAQTHPLLERRQEKNCDIILVTADRGLAGAFNSNVIKKAEELIAEKVSADTGVSLILIGRKGYQYFSKRGYRIIKGYDEVFRKEINFSIVKEVGQTVRERYTNKETDAVYLINNEMVTRVNYKPVVRTFLPFEKPKDGGESYGVYEFEVEKEEFVNKLIDLYLNYQIYRSMVESNASEHFARMVAMDNATRNADELVKTWTLIFNKARQEAITSELIDIVNAVEAMK